The DNA window TGGAGGTATCCATCAAGGTGGAGAAGGATGTGATCACGGACATCAAGTTCAAAACATTTGGATGCGGATCGGCTATCGCAACCGCGAGCATGGTGACCGAACTGGCCAAGGGGAAGACCCTCGATGAGGCAGAGAAGATCAGCCGGCAGGATGTGGCTGATGAACTCGATGGGCTGCCGCCGCGGAAAATGCACTGCTCCAACCTCGCAGCAGATGCACTGCACAAGGCGATAGAGGATTATCGGAAGAAGACAGAAACTGGCTGATCCGGTCATTGGCCGTGATCATCTCTTACCATGGAGGGATAAAACAATACCGATAGTTATCACTCCTGAAATTACCATTTTTATAATAAAATATCCCCTCTAAAAAAACCTATTCTACAAATGAGTGGATATCACAATGGCAGGGACTGGCTCATATGCCAATCCTCTTTCCCGAAAAACTCGATAAAATAGCAATTTGGTATGAAACGATACTGGCAGCGTTGTATGGTTCCCGAGGACTCGCGTACCTCAGTACAGCATACGACGTAAACCGGCTTAACTACTGGGTTCGGCATGGGTCCAGGTGTATCCCGATTGCTATGGCCGCCAGTATCGAAGATGATGATGATGATGATGATGATGATGATGATCAGTAAGAATATCCATTCGAGAATCAGACGAATAGTGGAATGAACAGAAACGTTGTAACTCTTCACGAATCACAATTACGAAAAACAGCATACTTTTTATCGATGCATAAGAAGGGTAATAGCAGCGTATTATAGTTCCCGAGGACTCGCGTACCTCAGTACAATATAGTACGTGAACTGGCTTAACTTCTGGGTTCGGAATGGGTCCAGGTGTGTCCCAGCTGCTATGGCCGCTATTACCCGAAGCCAAGGTCCGGAATTGAACCGGAGTGTAGCTGATCTGCAATCAGCCGCGTGGCCGCTCCGCCACCTTGGCAGCCGTGTAAAGAAAACCAATACAGTTATCGCTTAGATAAGCAATAAACATAATGGTTTCGTATAATTTAGCACTCCAGATTTCGTCTGGGTTCAACTCAAGTTTGCAAGTACTAGAGTTTGGACGTTAGTGCTTGCGGACTGAACACGTCGTAACCTTCGTGCTTACATCCCAAGTCTATCAAACGGATCTTTTATCCATGTCCTCAACGGAGTCTCTTTTTAGGCTGGGTTTCAAGCTTAGATGCTTTCAGCTTTTATCCCTTATCGCGTAGCCGCTCGGCATTGCCTTGTCAGACAACCGATCAACCAGTGGCGACGAGTGAAAGTTCCTCTCGTACTATTTCATTCTTGCCTTCAGACTCCTGACACTCCTAATAGATAGTAACCGACCTGTCTCACGACGGTCTAAACCCAGCTCACGATCCCCTTTAATAGGCGAACAACCTCACCCTTGGCTGCTGCTGCACAGCCAGGATGGAAAGAACCGACATCGAGGTAGCAAGCCGCCGGGTCGATATGTGCTCTTGCCGGCGACGACTCTGTTATCCCCGGGGTAGCTTTTCTGTAGTCAATAGCCCTCACCAAAAGGACATATTGGTTCGTTAGACCCGAGTTTCCTCTCGCGATCATTTGCTTTTCATGATCGCGTCAGGCCAACTTATGCTCTTGACACTCTCCTGTGAGTTTCTGACTCACATGAGTTGACCTTAGGGCACCCTTGATATTTTTTCGAGGGTGTGGCGCCCCACCCAAACTGCCTACCTATCGATGTCCTCACAAAGGAGTGAGAGTTACAGAGTAACAAGGATGGTGTCTCATTGTTGGCTCCCCGTCCTCCGAAAAGAACGGATATAACACCTCCCATCTACACTGCGCAAGTAACACCGTAACTCAACGACAGGCTGCAGTAAAGCTCCACGGGGTCTTCACTTCCCATTAGGAGTCCCTAGTCTCTGCACTAGGACAAAAAGTTCAACGGATTTGTGTTAGGGACAGTAGAGCTCTCATTAATCCATTCATGCAAGTCGCCAATTAAGCGACAAGGTACTACGCTACCTTAAGAGGGTCATAGTTACCCCCGCCGTTTACAAGTCCTTCGTCCCGTTGAACCGGGTGTTCAGATACTTGCACTGGGCAGGAATCACAGACTATACTAGTCCTTACGGAGTTGCAGTCTGCTATGTTGTTATTAGACAGTTAGAGCTCCCTGGTCACTGCGACCTGCCTGATCTCCAGGCAGGCACCCCTTATTCCGAAGTTACGGGGCCAATTTGCCGAGTTCCCTTAACACAATTAAATCCGACACGCCTTCGCCTCTTCAGCGAGGGGCACCTGTGTCGGTTCTCGGTACGGACATCTAATTCCCTTTTCACGGGCTCCAGGAATTTGCTGGGTTTCCCCATCACGTATTCCTCTGCTTCTCACCATTACGGTACTCCACAGAATTCGACGCTTAGACGGAGCGATAACTCCGCCCAGCATATCCCAAAGCGTCAGGGCTTGCGCTTAAAACTAGATGGTACAGGAATATTAACCTGTTTCCCTGTTGGCGTACTCGAATTACGGTACGTCTTAGGACCGACTAACCCTTGGCTGACGAACATTGCCAAGGAAACCTAGCCCCTGCGGCGGTTGGGATTCTCACCCAACTATGCTTCTACTATTGCCAGAATTCTCATTTCTACACGGTCCATTGGAACTTACGCCCCAACTTCCACCCATGCAGAACGCCTCTCTACTGGATCACCTTGCGGTGCCCCGAGGTCTCTGTAGTAGGTTTTAGCCCCGTCCATTTTCAGTGCCCTAAACCTTGACTGGTAAGCTGTTACGCACTTTTTAAAGGGTAGCTGCTTCTGAGCTCACCTCCCAGTTGTCTTTGGCCTAGGACCGCTTTCAGTGTTGACACTTAACCTACATTGAGGGACATTAACCTCGGTCTGGGTTGTCTCCCTTACGGACTACAAGCTTACCCCGTAGCCCGGACTTCCAGCCTTCTACGATGATAGGGAGTTTGGAGTTTGACAGGGGGGTGAGCAGTTTCCCGCCCAGCTCCCCCAATCAGTGCTCTACCTCACTATCGATCTCCAGCCAGGTCATGCTGCGACATGTTTCGAGAGGAACCAGCGGATGCCTAGTTCGATTAATCTTTCACTCCTATACACAGGTCACGGGAATGATTTGCATATCAAAACCCCATTCGGTCCTCCACGCAACTTTCGTCACGCTTCAACCTGCCCACGCATAGATCACTAGGCTTCGGGTCTTATCCTGCTGACTCCGCGCACTTTTAATACGCCGTCTCACACCCGAAGGCTACAGACTTGTTGGTTTCCCTTCGGCTCCCCTTTCGGGTTAACCTTCGCCAACAGAATAAACTCTCTGGCCCGTTCTTCAAAACGTACGTTATAACATTGGCAACCATACCCGTACTACCGCCTCGCGACGGGTTCCTTCGCATGGAAGATCCTTTAACGCTATAACCCGCTATCACCTATCAATTTCAGGCACTTTTAACCACCTTTCTGGGGTTACTTTTCAGCCTTCGCTCACGCTACTAATACGCTATCGGTTTCGAGGAGTATTTAGTTTTGGAAGTTAGTGACTCCCAGATTCCCGCGAGAATTCCGACCCACGGTACTCAAGACTTCACTTAGTTTGTGCCGGTTTACGTGTACGGGACTATCACCCTCTATGGTACGACGTTCCAGACGACTTTCACTTAACAGACACAAGCATAACAGTGAGCTTACAACACCACATCTCCCTTGCGGGATTCAGTTTGAACTCTGTCGTGTTCGATCGCCTCTACTAACGACATCTCGATTGATTTCTTCTCCTGCCCCTACTAAGATGTTTCAATTCGGGGCGTTTCCAATCCTTACGGATCGACACAAAAGTGTCAGGATGTCCCATTAGGGTATCTTCGGATCGTTGGCTCCGTGCGCCTCCCCGAAGCTTATCGCAGCTTGGCACGCCCTTCATCGGCTCTCGAACCGAGCCATCCACTGATAGGCTTAATTCTAGTACTCTTTGATGTTGAACCCATTTAACGTCCAGAGTGCTAAACCATTACACGGCATCGTCAGGTCATTAACCTTCAGCCCTTCCCTGATGATTCACATCTCCAGGTGCATCGAAAGTGGACTCAATAGGATTTGAACCTATGGCCTCCACCCCACAAGGGTGGCGCTCTTCCAACTGAGCTATGAGCCCTCTGCTTTAATTGACACTGGCTATTTTGTGTTCTGTTCAGCAACTGCCATCCCAAATTCATTAGGAGGTGATCCAGCCGCAGATTCCCCTACGGCTACCTTGTTACGACTTAACCCCTCTTGCGGAACCTAGATTCGACTACGGCGAAAACCGCAGCCTCATCAAGACCCCACTCGAGTGGTTTGACGGGCGGTGTGTGCAAGGAGCAGGGACATATTCACCGCGCCATTTTGAGACGCGATTACTACAGATTCCAGCTTCATGCGGGCGAGTTGCAACCCGCAATCCGAACTACGGACAGGTTTAAGAGATTGCCTTCACCTTTCGGTGTCGATACCCATTGTCCTGCCCATTGTAGCCCGCGTGTAGCCCGGATAATTCGGGGCATGCTGACCTACCGTTGCCCATTCCTTCCTCCTCTTTAGCAG is part of the Methanosphaerula palustris E1-9c genome and encodes:
- the nifU gene encoding Fe-S cluster assembly scaffold protein NifU, giving the protein MEDVPQIGYTEKVMDHFMHPRNVGAVADPDGVGQVGNPVCGDLMEVSIKVEKDVITDIKFKTFGCGSAIATASMVTELAKGKTLDEAEKISRQDVADELDGLPPRKMHCSNLAADALHKAIEDYRKKTETG